The following proteins are encoded in a genomic region of Drosophila bipectinata strain 14024-0381.07 chromosome XL, DbipHiC1v2, whole genome shotgun sequence:
- the be gene encoding uncharacterized protein be has protein sequence MGQLVELSVLLLLVTSTLASNMNYDRYDRLPQTKAQDSSDICNHCGCEGVRIECDFRINKTLSPIWDSKYVVQKKFRSIIVQLKPQTKLELRANFLNDNQTVNAFRFYGSKEDDQVEVTEHAFKKNNAGYPEIEFFGVMAVFLQAQALEGDDFKVLAENCSHVVIFSKALQMSNLDLTIKQVDRFDLKQNAFHSGGTKTSTPLVNLRVENSGMAQINSFNQSMNKVSFSLCRIGSIEQDAFHVTNIKELNFENNHIRTIKPGALADKLLSDKVSLVNNVIGTIEGEAISHSGVSYLIFTGNTVERIRSGAIQVNAANAYILNNTVQHTEANWLTINQVAHVEINDNRFDRFDTFQIKNVSDVFNCSFLNNRLKDPQPGSLDINACRMHHIHVGRQCACDSRAWLSNLSHHDLDSEILCTLSESDTKCFNSTSVNWRRYLYEACGVGRNTNVTQHCINGRWSERSISDQQSGNVWSSNGIAGCIVAFVAVMGLVVVGIALICRKKRNNVSQTCSWTKPETDMLLKEVKNLSDQEEYKDVCKALLKLNKGTLSKADCLNRITDILSCLPSKSPSVIKNLLTDHLNKCHPSNILKFADSQVVDSMLPPIPPPSAPSPDLQDTYDTHIYAEPQEERRLIPNSTPQQSPPEFCTHYSSPINTEDPYTEPFNAHANDIPPAYQYATPMRRLAPPRQPPSSVVKYSTPVWRSAPDATPISRPPSGASVPTASASATATDVVPPWQRHVRDLRQDLEAMPQFHPNQLTSLRNQRQVQQNYPRQQQKQEPTLQQPPPYSGSRGPGGSRSFECLDGAASLAAMEHMDSGSDHSGGSDVTVQISDVIDYADA, from the exons atgggaCAGTTGGTGGAACTGTCGGTGCTACTTTTATTAGTGACCTCAACTCTAGCCAGTAACATGAACTACGACCGATACGATCGCCTGCCCCAGACCAAGGCCCAGGACAGTTCCGACATATGCAATCACTGCGGCTGCGAAGGAGTTAGGATTGAATGCGATTTCCGGATAAATAAAACC CTCTCACCAATCTGGGACTCCAAATATGTCGTCCAAAAGAAATTCAGATCGATCATAGTCCAGTTGAAGCCGCAAACAAAGTTGGAGCTACGCGCCAACTTCCTAAACGATAACCAAACGGTCAACGCCTTTCGTTTCTATGGATCCAAGGAGGACGATCAGGTAGAGGTGACCGAGCATGCCTTCAAGAAGAACAATGCTGGTTATCCCGAGATCGAGTTCTTTGGCGTAATGGCCGTCTTTCTGCAGGCCCAGGCCCTCGAAG GCGACGATTTTAAGGTGCTGGCGGAAAACTGTAGCCATGTGGTTATCTTTTCGAAGGCCTTGCAAATGTCCAATTTGGACCTGACCATCAAGCAGGTTGACCGGTTCGATCTGAAACAGAATGCCTTCCACTCGGGTGGTACCAAGACATCCACCCCCCTGGTTAAT CTGCGGGTGGAGAACTCTGGCATGGCCCAGATCAACAGCTTCAATCAATCGATGAACAAGGTCAGCTTCAGCCTGTGCCGGATCGGTAGCATTGAGCAGGACGCATTCCATGTCACCAATATCAAGGAGCTGAACTTCGAGAATAATCATATTAGAACCATTAAGCCGGGAGCTCTAGCCGACAAACTCCTCAGCGATAAGGTCTCCCTGGTGAACAATGTAATCGGAACCATTGAGGGCGAGGCGATAAGTCACAGCGGAGTCAGTTATCTCATCTTTACCGGCAACAC TGTGGAACGCATTCGATCGGGGGCCATCCAGGTGAATGCAGCAAATGCCTATATCCTCAATAATACTGTGCAACATACGGAAGCCAACTGGCTGACCATCAATCAGGTGGCACATGTGGAGATCAACGACAACAGATTCGATCGCTTCGACACGTTTCAAATCAAAAACGTATCGGACGTTTTCAATTGCAGTTTCTTGAACAACCGCCTAAAGGATCCCCAGCCGGGCAGTCTCGATATAAACGCCTGCCGGATGCACCATATCCATGTGGGACGGCAGTGTGCCTGCGATAGCAGAGCCTGGCTCTCGAATCTTAGCCACCACGATCTGGACTCGGAAATACTCTGTACGTTGAGCGAAAGCGATACCAAGTGCTTCAATTCCACCAGCGTTAACTGGCGGCGGTATTTGTATGAGGCCTGTGGCGTGGGCAGGAACACCAATGTCACCCAGCACTGCATCAACGGACGGTGGTCGGAGCGATCGATCAGCGACCAGCAGAGCGGAAATGTCTGGAGCAGCAACGGCATAGCCGGATGCATTGTGGCCTTCGTGGCGGTGATGGGCCTGGTTGTGGTCGGCATCGCACTGATATGCCGGAAGAAAAGAAACAACGTTAGTCAGACCTGCTCCTGGACCAAACCGGAAACGGACATGCTGTTAAAAGAGGTAAAGAATCTGTCCGATCAAGAGGAATATAAGGATGTGTGTAAGGCCCTCTTGAAACTAAACAAAGGAACACTGAGCAAGGCCGACTGCTTAAATCGCATCACCGACATTCTAAGTTGTCTACCGTCCAAGTCACCGTCCGTCATTAAGAATCTGCTCACCGATCACCTGAACAAGTGCCATCCTAGTAATATTCTCAAATTTGCTGATTCCCAAGTGGTAGATTCGATGCTGCCACCGATACCACCGCCAAGTGCACCCAGTCCAGACCTACAAGATACATACGATACGCATATCTATGCTGAGCCCCAGGAGGAGCGACGCCTAATACCAAACAGTACACCACAACAGTCACCACCAGAATTCTGCACCCACTACTCGTCTCCCATTAATACCGAGGACCCGTACACCGAGCCATTCAATGCAC ATGCAAACGATATACCACCGGCCTACCAATATGCCACTCCTATGCGACGCCTCGCCCCGCCCCGACAACCCCCAAGCAGTGTCGTGAAATATTCCACACCCGTATGGCGCTCTGCCCCAGATGCCACACCCATCAGTCGCCCACCATCGGGAGCTAGTGTCCCAACTGCCAGCGCCAGCGCCACCGCCACAGACGTTGTACCGCCATGGCAGCGTCATGTGCGCGACTTGCGACAGGACTTGGAGGCCATGCCACAATTTCATCCCAATCAATTGACCTCATTGCGTAACCAAAGACAGGTGCAGCAGAATTATCCGCgtcagcagcagaagcaggagCCAACGTTGCAACAGCCACCGCCCTATAGTGGCAGCCGCGGTCCGGGCGGTAGCCGCAGTTTCGAGTGCCTGGATGGTGCCGCCAGTTTGGCAGCCATGGAGCACATGGACTCCGGTTCGGATCATTCGGGGGGTAGTGATGTTACGGTTCAAATCAGTGATGTGATTGACTATGCGGATGCCTAA